The sequence TGCCCGTGACAAGAGTGAATATGATGCCGGCCATATTGAAGGCGCTTTGAATTTCGGTGTCAGAGATCAATTCACTGTGGATCATGCCGCCACCATCGCCAAAGTGAAGGAAGCCATTCCTAATAAAGATGCTTTAGTCCTGGTTCATTGCGCAGTAGGTGCCCGTGCGAAAGTAGCTCAGGCTCATCTGAAGGCTGAAGGCTATACTAATGTAATAATCCTCGACAATAAGATTACGATTGATGCCAGCGGCAACTATAAGTTTGAATAACTAACCTAAATAAAAATTATCATGGTGAAAATTATAATTTTGCCAGCGTTGCTCATGGGGATATCATTTTTATCATCCCTCTGGACGATGACGATGTAACATTTATGGCTTAAACAGGCCGCCGTTCAACTACGGCGGCCTGTTTCATGTAAGCTGAAAGGAAATCTCAAGGAAAGTCTTAAACAAGCTCCCCATCCTATGATATAATAATAAGTCGAATAGTGAGGTGGAGTGAGATGTATCGTTTAGAGGATTTGAACCCAGTTCAGCGCCAAGCGGTAGAGCATCGGGAGGGTCCCCTATTAATATTAGCAGGGGCAGGATCCGGGAAAACACGGGTTTTAACCTATCGTATAGCCCATTTAATCGCCCAAGGCATTGAGCCTTGGCACATTCTGGCCATTACCTTTACCAATAAAGCAGCTCAGGAAATGCGTGACCGGGTCTATAGCCTGGTGGGCAGTGAAGGGAGAGGGCTTTGGGTAGCGACCTTTCACTCTGCTTGTGTGCGGATTTTAAGAAGCGAGATCGGCTATTTGCCCGGATATTCGCGGAGTTTTGTCATCTATGATAGTGGGGATCAGCTGGCATTGATCAAATCCTGCATGAAGGAACTGAACCTGGATGAGAAAAAATTTGCACCCCGGGCAATCGAATCGGTGATCAGTGATGCCAAGAATAAGCTGCTGACACCGGAGGACTTTTCCCACCGAGCCAAGGATTATTTTGAGCAAAAGGCAGAACGGGTCTACGAACTGTATCAGAAGAAACTCCTGGCCAATAATGCGCTGGATTTTGATGACATCATCATGCTGACGGTCCGGCTGTTCCGGGAGAATCCTGAGGTATTGTCCCAGTATCAAGATAAATTCCGCTACATTCTTGTGGATGAGTATCAGGATACCAACCATGCCCAATACGCTTTGGTCAATCTCCTGGCTAAGAAATACCGCAACCTCTGTGTGGTAGGGGATGATGACCAATCCATCTACATGTTTCGTGGAGCCGATGTGCAGAATATCCTGGATTTTGAACGGGATTATCCCGAAGCCAAAACTTTGAAGCTGGAGCAGAATTACCGTTCAACCAAATCTATTCTGCAGGCCGCCAATTCAGTGGTTCAGAACAATACGGAGCGCAAAGAAAAATCCCTGTGGACGGAAAATGAGGACGGGCAGCCTATTGTCTATTACGTGGCGGACAATGAGCATGATGAAGCCCGTTATATGGGTGAGCGCATTCAACGTCTGCTCAATGTGGAAGGTCGCAAATTCAATGAGTTTGCCGTACTCTACCGCACCAATGCTCAATCCCGGGTCATTGAAGAACGCTTTATGAAGGAAGGAATCCCTTACCGGATTTTTTCGGGACTTAAGTTCTATGAACGGATGGAAATCAAGGATATTCTGGCTTATCTGCGCATCCTTCATAACCCGGCGGATCAAGTGAGCTTTTCCCGTGTTTTGAATGTTCCCAAGCGGGGCTTGGGAGAGAGCACTTTAGAAAAGATTCTCGACTATGCCAATGAACAGGAGATGCCTGTTCTGGATGCGATCATGGAGGCCGACTATATACCTGAGCTGCAGTCACGGGCCAAGAAGCCTTTGCTGGCTTTCGCCCACCTGATGCAAGAGCTTAGAGCCTTAGCCGCCGCGGAGAGCTCAGTAACCAAATTGGTTGAAGAAGTATTAAAACGGACCGGATATTGGGATAATCTGGTTAGTGATAAATCACCGGAAGCGGAAGCCCGGCTGGAAAACCTGCGCGAGTTCTTATCCGTGACCGCCGAATACGATGAAAAAGCGGATAACTACGAAACTGCGGTGATCCAGGAGGGGATTGAAGATGCCCTGGTTCCAGGACTGGCAGGTTTTTTGGAGCAAGTGTCTTTAGTAGCTCAGATCGACTCCTTGGATCAGGCAGATGATGCTGTGGTGATGATGACCATCCACAGTGCCAAAGGGCTGGAATTCCCGGTGGTTTTCCTGGGCGGGATGGAGGAAGGAATCTTCCCCAGCAGCCGCTCCATGCTTGATCCGGTGCTTTTGGCGGAAGAGCGGAGACTTTGCTACGTGGCCATAACCCGTGCCCGGGAGCGTCTCTATCTGGCCTATGCCCAGCAGCGGATGCTTTACGGAAGAACCCAATACAACCGCCCTTCCGAGTTCTTTCAGGAAATTCCCACCCATGTCCTGGTGGACCGGGACCCTATTGATCCCCCACCTACCCGGGCTCAGAAGCCCCATTCAGCTGCGGCAAGGCCGGCAACGACTCCATCAGGAGGCCCATCACCCTGGAGAACCGGGGAGCGAACCATTGGCAATCCCATACAGGATGCCCCTGGGGTGGACTATAAAGTGGGAGAAAAAGTGGAACATGCCAAATTTGGCAAAGGTGTGATTGTGGCTATCAAAGGCGAGGGGAGTTCGGCTGAACTTTCCGTGGTCTTTGGGGGCGAGATCAAGAAGCTTATGGCGGAATATGCCAGGCTTGTTAAACTTTGATTGGGAATGCTTGGTTTGATTGAGAACCCTTAGTCTGATATATTCATGTCGTTATGGGAAAGGACAGAACAACGTGTCAAAAAAAATCCATGTCGTAGGTCATAGAAACCCGGATACCGATTCTATTTGTGCAGCCATTGCCTATGCCCGCTTAAAACAGCGTCTGGGCATGGACCATGTTATCCCTTACCGGGCCGGAAAAATCAACCGTGAGACAGAATTCGTCTTAAATGCTTTCGGAGTAGAAGCTCCGGAGCTCTTAAAGGATCTTCATCTTCGCGTCAAGGATATGCTCAATGGTCCTATTCCCACGGTTAAACCAAGAACCTCTCTTCTGGAAGCCTGGAAGATTATGAAGGAGAGTAAACAAAAGACACTTCCTGTGGTGGATCATACCGAGCAAATGATCGGGATGATCACAGTAGGTGATTTATCCGGTTCTTATATTGAGAGCATGGCGGATCATGAGTTGGAATCCCTGCATATCCCGGTGGAAAACGTGATCAGAACACTGAACGGACGCTTATTGGTAGGCAGTGCCGAGCAGGATCTTAAAGGGAATGTCTATGTGGGAGCCATGCGCCAT comes from Desulfitobacterium chlororespirans DSM 11544 and encodes:
- the pcrA gene encoding DNA helicase PcrA, whose amino-acid sequence is MYRLEDLNPVQRQAVEHREGPLLILAGAGSGKTRVLTYRIAHLIAQGIEPWHILAITFTNKAAQEMRDRVYSLVGSEGRGLWVATFHSACVRILRSEIGYLPGYSRSFVIYDSGDQLALIKSCMKELNLDEKKFAPRAIESVISDAKNKLLTPEDFSHRAKDYFEQKAERVYELYQKKLLANNALDFDDIIMLTVRLFRENPEVLSQYQDKFRYILVDEYQDTNHAQYALVNLLAKKYRNLCVVGDDDQSIYMFRGADVQNILDFERDYPEAKTLKLEQNYRSTKSILQAANSVVQNNTERKEKSLWTENEDGQPIVYYVADNEHDEARYMGERIQRLLNVEGRKFNEFAVLYRTNAQSRVIEERFMKEGIPYRIFSGLKFYERMEIKDILAYLRILHNPADQVSFSRVLNVPKRGLGESTLEKILDYANEQEMPVLDAIMEADYIPELQSRAKKPLLAFAHLMQELRALAAAESSVTKLVEEVLKRTGYWDNLVSDKSPEAEARLENLREFLSVTAEYDEKADNYETAVIQEGIEDALVPGLAGFLEQVSLVAQIDSLDQADDAVVMMTIHSAKGLEFPVVFLGGMEEGIFPSSRSMLDPVLLAEERRLCYVAITRARERLYLAYAQQRMLYGRTQYNRPSEFFQEIPTHVLVDRDPIDPPPTRAQKPHSAAARPATTPSGGPSPWRTGERTIGNPIQDAPGVDYKVGEKVEHAKFGKGVIVAIKGEGSSAELSVVFGGEIKKLMAEYARLVKL